A DNA window from Agrobacterium vaccinii contains the following coding sequences:
- a CDS encoding Gfo/Idh/MocA family protein, which yields MAKRYRVGLIGCGIGSSHISEGYAMHPDKYEVVALCDLDEVRLKAVADEFNVERRLTSTDELMAMEDIDIIDICTPPAIHTRLILQGLATGKHVVCEKPLTGSLSELDEVVAAEKVAKGKLMPIYQYRYGDGVQQARRIIESGLAGTPYVATAETLWKRDAAYYDNPWRGRWATELGGVLMTHAIHLHDMLTYLMGPIDRVFARTATRVNPIEVEDCVSASLLMKSGALVAVSTTLGSQEEISRLRLSFENVTMESNHSAYSPGDGPWRFIPASEEIGRKIDALLSDMPTVGRRFNGQMEAFYHALENGDTPPVTTADARGSLELLAAIYHSNDINADVALPITQGHPKYISWRP from the coding sequence ATGGCTAAACGCTACAGGGTCGGCCTCATCGGTTGCGGCATCGGCAGCTCGCATATCTCAGAAGGCTATGCGATGCATCCAGACAAATACGAGGTCGTGGCCCTTTGCGATCTCGATGAAGTGCGCCTGAAGGCGGTGGCGGATGAGTTCAACGTCGAGCGTCGCCTAACCTCGACTGACGAGCTGATGGCGATGGAGGATATCGACATCATCGATATCTGCACGCCGCCCGCCATTCACACCAGACTCATTCTTCAGGGGCTAGCGACCGGAAAGCACGTGGTCTGCGAAAAGCCGCTGACAGGTTCCCTGTCGGAGCTTGACGAGGTGGTTGCAGCCGAAAAGGTCGCCAAGGGCAAATTGATGCCGATCTACCAGTATCGCTACGGCGACGGTGTTCAGCAGGCGCGCCGCATCATCGAAAGTGGTCTGGCTGGCACGCCTTACGTGGCAACCGCAGAGACCCTTTGGAAGCGGGATGCCGCCTATTACGACAATCCATGGCGTGGTCGCTGGGCAACCGAACTCGGCGGTGTGCTGATGACCCATGCGATCCATCTGCACGACATGCTGACCTATCTGATGGGGCCAATCGACCGCGTCTTTGCCCGCACCGCAACACGCGTCAACCCCATCGAGGTGGAAGACTGCGTCTCGGCTAGTCTTCTGATGAAGAGCGGCGCGCTGGTCGCGGTATCGACGACGCTGGGGTCTCAGGAGGAGATCAGCCGTTTGCGGCTGTCGTTCGAAAATGTAACGATGGAGAGCAACCATTCGGCCTATTCACCGGGTGATGGACCCTGGCGTTTCATTCCCGCCAGCGAGGAGATCGGCAGGAAGATCGACGCGCTGCTGAGCGATATGCCAACTGTTGGCCGCAGGTTTAACGGGCAGATGGAGGCATTCTACCACGCATTGGAGAACGGCGATACGCCACCGGTGACCACGGCCGATGCGCGGGGTTCGCTGGAGCTTCTCGCGGCAATCTATCATTCCAACGATATCAATGCGGACGTTGCCCTGCCGATCACCCAGGGGCATCCGAAATATATCAGCTGGCGTCCCTGA
- a CDS encoding Gfo/Idh/MocA family protein — translation MKPVRFATIGINHNHIYGQTTCLLNAGAEFVGFHAVEDDLSKAYGETFPSALRVDDKRRFLEDDSIDLIITAAVPGDRSAIAIEAMRAGKDVMTDKPGMISLEQLAEVKQVQAETGRIFSIMYSEHFETRSTVKAGELIAAGAIGKVVSTVGLGPHRLRAPTRAEWFFKRERYGGILTDIASHQCEQFLFFTGAQEATIRSATVSNRAHPQWPGLQDSGDIHLSTKEADGYIRVDWFTPDGLPTWGDGRLFITGTEGTIELRKYVDIAGREGKDHLFLTDKNGVQHIDCADVLLPYGPQLLEDIRSRTETAMPQARCFAAMEIALKAQQIAEGHHHG, via the coding sequence ATGAAACCCGTTCGCTTCGCAACAATCGGTATCAACCACAATCACATCTACGGACAGACGACCTGCCTTTTGAATGCAGGCGCGGAGTTCGTCGGTTTCCATGCGGTGGAGGACGATCTCTCCAAAGCCTATGGCGAGACGTTTCCCTCGGCCCTGCGTGTGGATGACAAGCGGCGCTTCCTGGAAGACGACAGCATCGATCTCATCATCACCGCGGCTGTCCCCGGAGATCGTTCAGCCATAGCAATCGAAGCTATGCGCGCCGGAAAAGACGTCATGACCGACAAGCCGGGCATGATCAGCCTTGAACAGCTTGCCGAAGTAAAGCAGGTTCAGGCTGAGACAGGCCGCATTTTCTCTATCATGTATTCGGAGCATTTCGAGACCCGATCCACCGTCAAGGCGGGAGAACTCATTGCGGCAGGCGCTATCGGGAAAGTGGTGTCAACGGTGGGTCTCGGACCGCATCGCCTGCGCGCGCCGACACGGGCCGAGTGGTTCTTCAAACGTGAGCGATACGGCGGCATTCTCACGGATATTGCTTCGCATCAATGCGAACAATTCCTGTTCTTCACCGGCGCGCAGGAGGCAACGATCCGCTCTGCCACCGTGTCCAATCGCGCACACCCCCAATGGCCCGGCCTGCAGGACAGTGGCGATATTCACCTCTCGACCAAGGAAGCGGATGGCTACATCCGCGTCGACTGGTTCACGCCGGATGGCCTGCCCACCTGGGGTGACGGACGCCTGTTCATCACCGGCACGGAGGGCACGATAGAGCTTCGGAAATACGTCGATATCGCAGGTCGGGAAGGGAAAGATCATCTGTTCCTGACCGACAAGAACGGCGTGCAGCACATTGATTGCGCAGATGTCCTATTGCCCTATGGTCCGCAGCTTCTGGAAGATATCCGCAGCCGCACCGAGACGGCCATGCCGCAGGCGCGCTGCTTTGCAGCCATGGAGATTGCACTCAAAGCTCAGCAGATTGCGGAGGGTCATCACCATGGCTAA
- a CDS encoding carbohydrate ABC transporter permease, with product MTDAVTSLRPSQAVQRPLWKSILLHAALIAASIAMMYPILWMISGSFRPQDELFGSSSLIPSSVDLGGYIRGWTGLQVSFGKFFWNSFFIAVLATIGNVVGCSLAAFAFARLRFGGRNFWFALMLGTLMLPYHVVLIPQYILFLELGWVNTSLPLIVPKYLATDAFFIFLMVQFFRGIPRELDEAAVMDGCSPFRIYWKIMLPLSSPVLATAAIFSFIWTWDDFFGPLIYLNDINTYTVQLGLRSFVDSTGSSDWTALFAMSNLSLIPVFLFFLFFQRLLIEGIATTGMKR from the coding sequence ATGACTGATGCCGTCACCTCACTTCGCCCCAGTCAGGCCGTTCAGCGCCCTCTATGGAAATCCATCCTGCTGCATGCGGCGCTAATCGCTGCCTCCATCGCCATGATGTATCCGATCCTGTGGATGATCTCCGGCTCCTTCAGGCCGCAGGACGAGTTGTTCGGTTCATCGTCTCTCATCCCCTCGTCGGTCGATCTTGGCGGCTATATCAGAGGCTGGACGGGGCTTCAGGTCTCGTTTGGAAAGTTCTTCTGGAACTCGTTCTTCATCGCGGTTCTCGCAACCATCGGCAATGTGGTCGGGTGTTCGCTGGCAGCATTTGCCTTTGCACGGCTTCGCTTCGGGGGTCGCAATTTCTGGTTCGCGCTGATGCTGGGCACCTTGATGCTGCCCTACCATGTGGTGCTGATCCCACAATATATCCTGTTTCTGGAGCTGGGCTGGGTGAACACCTCGCTGCCGCTCATCGTGCCCAAATATCTGGCCACCGACGCGTTCTTCATCTTCCTGATGGTGCAGTTCTTCCGTGGCATTCCCCGCGAACTGGATGAGGCGGCGGTGATGGACGGGTGCAGCCCCTTCCGCATCTACTGGAAAATCATGCTGCCGCTGTCATCGCCGGTGCTGGCGACGGCTGCGATTTTTTCCTTCATCTGGACCTGGGACGATTTCTTCGGGCCGCTGATCTATCTCAACGATATCAACACCTACACCGTGCAGCTGGGGCTTCGCTCTTTCGTGGACAGTACCGGCAGTTCGGACTGGACGGCGTTGTTTGCCATGTCCAACCTGTCCCTCATTCCCGTTTTTCTTTTCTTCCTCTTCTTCCAGCGTCTTCTCATCGAAGGCATCGCCACCACAGGCATGAAACGCTGA
- a CDS encoding carbohydrate ABC transporter permease, which produces MFDRNVHAYVFLLPWLIGFFGLTLGPALASLYLSFTNYDLLQSPDWVGASNYVRIATADPKFAAAMKVTFTYVILSVPLKLIFALMVAMAFNRGIKGLTLYRAVFYLPSLLGSSVAIAVLWRQLFASDGLVNMVLWQAFGYEGPSWISNPNYSIYTLVILSIWQFGSPMIIFLAGLRQIPQDMYEAAEMDGAGKMRQFFRITLPLLTPVIFFNAVIQTIDAFKAFTPAFIISEGSGGPINSTLFYTLYLYQEAFGFFRMGYASALAWILVVIISLFTAFSFLSARYWVHYDD; this is translated from the coding sequence ATGTTCGACCGGAACGTCCACGCCTATGTCTTTCTTCTGCCCTGGCTGATCGGCTTTTTCGGGCTGACGCTTGGTCCCGCGCTGGCGTCGCTCTATCTGTCCTTCACCAATTACGATTTGCTGCAATCGCCAGACTGGGTCGGCGCATCCAACTATGTCCGCATCGCCACTGCTGATCCCAAGTTTGCAGCGGCGATGAAGGTGACGTTTACCTATGTCATCCTATCCGTGCCGCTGAAGCTGATCTTTGCTTTGATGGTGGCGATGGCGTTCAATCGCGGTATCAAGGGGCTGACGCTTTACCGCGCGGTGTTCTACCTTCCGTCGCTGCTTGGATCGAGCGTCGCCATCGCCGTTCTGTGGCGCCAGCTATTCGCCTCGGATGGTCTCGTCAACATGGTGCTCTGGCAGGCCTTCGGCTATGAAGGGCCGAGCTGGATATCGAACCCGAACTATTCCATCTACACATTGGTAATACTGTCTATCTGGCAGTTCGGTTCGCCGATGATCATCTTCCTTGCCGGTCTGCGGCAGATACCGCAGGACATGTATGAGGCAGCTGAGATGGATGGCGCTGGCAAAATGCGGCAGTTCTTCCGCATCACCCTTCCGCTGCTGACGCCGGTCATTTTCTTCAATGCCGTCATCCAGACCATAGATGCCTTCAAGGCTTTCACGCCTGCCTTCATCATCTCGGAAGGCTCCGGTGGGCCGATCAACTCGACGCTGTTCTACACGCTCTACCTCTATCAGGAGGCGTTCGGCTTCTTCCGCATGGGATATGCCTCGGCGCTGGCGTGGATACTGGTCGTCATCATCTCGCTGTTCACGGCCTTTTCCTTCCTGAGCGCACGCTATTGGGTGCATTACGATGACTGA
- a CDS encoding ABC transporter substrate-binding protein has product MSMMLQRRAVLSAGLAALSLATVGGGPAFAQAARIRLLWWGSQERADRTNKAIAAFKQVKPDLDIAGEFAGWSDYWPRLATQVAGRNAPDLIQMDYRYIFEYARRGALAPLDDYLGKSLKIEDFGTPNIDSGRVDGKLYGINLGVNSSAVFYDAKAWEKTGAKAPSAGQSWEEFSKNAAEFGKNKPKPGYYATADASGVEPSFENWLRQKNKSLFAEGGGLGYDAKDAGEWFAMWAAMREAGACVPADIQALDQLNIESNALTTGKAATAFAHSNQFVGYQAINKAKLSITSYPKVSADSPSGHYLKPSMLMSVANGSAGIEAAVDFINFLVAVPEGVDILGVERGVPASESMRNQLSPKLNEVSKAMVDYIAEITPGVGALPPSPPPGAGEFAFVLKRTSEEVGFGRMTPEQGGKQLVTEAETVIKRK; this is encoded by the coding sequence ATGTCCATGATGCTTCAGAGACGTGCCGTGCTTTCGGCGGGTCTGGCGGCTTTATCTTTGGCGACAGTGGGTGGAGGACCCGCTTTCGCACAGGCAGCACGCATTCGCCTGCTCTGGTGGGGTTCGCAGGAAAGAGCGGATCGTACCAACAAGGCCATTGCGGCTTTCAAACAGGTCAAGCCTGATCTCGATATCGCGGGGGAATTTGCTGGCTGGTCGGATTACTGGCCGCGTCTGGCAACGCAGGTCGCGGGTCGCAATGCCCCTGATCTCATCCAGATGGATTATCGCTACATCTTCGAATATGCCCGCCGCGGTGCTCTGGCGCCATTGGATGACTATCTTGGAAAGTCACTGAAAATCGAGGATTTCGGCACGCCGAATATCGATTCCGGTCGGGTGGACGGTAAACTTTACGGTATCAATCTTGGTGTGAATTCCAGTGCCGTGTTTTACGACGCCAAGGCTTGGGAGAAGACCGGCGCCAAGGCACCATCTGCGGGCCAGAGCTGGGAAGAGTTCTCCAAGAACGCAGCCGAGTTTGGCAAGAACAAGCCAAAGCCCGGTTACTATGCAACAGCCGATGCCAGCGGTGTCGAGCCGAGCTTTGAGAACTGGCTGCGCCAGAAGAACAAATCGCTGTTCGCCGAAGGCGGCGGCCTGGGTTATGACGCCAAGGATGCGGGTGAGTGGTTTGCCATGTGGGCGGCCATGCGTGAGGCCGGGGCCTGTGTGCCCGCCGACATTCAGGCGCTCGATCAGCTCAATATCGAAAGCAACGCGCTGACCACGGGCAAGGCTGCGACCGCTTTTGCCCACTCCAACCAGTTCGTCGGCTATCAGGCCATCAACAAAGCCAAGCTTTCGATCACGTCCTATCCGAAGGTCTCGGCAGACAGTCCGTCCGGTCATTATCTCAAGCCATCGATGCTGATGAGTGTCGCCAATGGCAGTGCGGGCATTGAGGCGGCGGTGGATTTCATCAACTTCCTCGTGGCCGTGCCTGAAGGCGTTGACATTCTGGGCGTCGAGCGCGGCGTTCCGGCGTCTGAATCGATGCGCAATCAACTCAGCCCCAAGCTCAACGAGGTCAGCAAGGCGATGGTCGATTATATCGCCGAAATCACGCCTGGCGTCGGAGCCTTGCCACCATCACCACCGCCAGGTGCTGGTGAGTTTGCCTTCGTACTCAAGCGGACCTCGGAAGAGGTTGGTTTCGGCAGAATGACGCCGGAGCAGGGCGGCAAACAGCTGGTGACCGAAGCGGAAACAGTTATCAAGCGGAAGTAA
- a CDS encoding TetR/AcrR family transcriptional regulator — MDDTGKTVSDKTDDTAEKKTKRTVRKPATQPRNPERTRAAILEAARREVAAKGLAGARIDVVARRAGTNKRMIYHYFGDKDALYLAVLEDAYRHIRHAEHRLDLTRKPPVEGLRELALFTWHYFLDHPEFLSILATENINQARYLRQSTSIPEMHSNFISELKDVLKRGEATGDFRAGLDPVDVYLTIASLGFFYLSNRFTLSTIFQRDLAAPAELERWGQHIVNTVIAALRPF, encoded by the coding sequence ATGGATGACACCGGCAAAACCGTTTCCGATAAAACGGACGATACGGCCGAAAAAAAGACCAAGCGGACCGTCAGGAAACCTGCGACCCAGCCTCGCAACCCGGAGCGAACCCGCGCCGCGATTCTGGAAGCCGCCCGTCGCGAGGTCGCGGCCAAGGGTCTGGCAGGTGCGCGTATCGATGTCGTGGCAAGACGCGCAGGCACCAACAAGCGCATGATCTATCACTACTTCGGCGACAAGGATGCGCTCTACCTCGCGGTGCTAGAAGATGCCTATCGTCATATTCGCCACGCCGAACACCGGCTGGACCTGACCCGTAAACCACCGGTCGAGGGACTGCGGGAGCTGGCGCTCTTCACATGGCATTATTTTCTCGACCATCCTGAGTTTCTCAGCATCCTCGCAACAGAAAATATCAATCAAGCCAGATACTTGCGTCAATCCACCAGCATTCCTGAAATGCATTCCAATTTCATTTCAGAGCTGAAGGATGTGCTGAAGCGCGGCGAAGCTACGGGTGACTTTCGCGCTGGGCTCGATCCCGTGGACGTTTATCTGACGATCGCCTCGCTCGGCTTCTTCTATCTCTCAAACCGTTTTACGCTATCGACGATCTTTCAGCGCGACCTTGCGGCACCGGCTGAACTGGAACGTTGGGGCCAGCATATCGTCAACACGGTGATTGCTGCATTGCGGCCATTTTGA
- a CDS encoding Gfo/Idh/MocA family protein, protein MQRIGVIMHGITGRMGYNQHLVRSVLAIRDQGGVTLKTGEKVMLDPILVGRNGAKIEEIAHKHNVARWTTDIDAALANPDDTLFFDAGTTQMRGSLLTKAIKAGKNVYCEKPISDNMEEALAVARLAESSGVKHGVVQDKLFLPGLRKLAMLRDSGFFGNILSVRGEFGYWVFEGDWQAAQRPSWNYRHKDGGGIILDMLCHWRYVLDNLFGEVKAVSCLGTTHIPKRFDEQGQPYEADADDAAYATFELADGVIAHINSSWAVRVRRDDLVTFQVDGTHGSAVAGLTKCFTQHRTNTPKPVWNPDQPQTIDFYKTWQEVPDNVVYDNGFKAQWEMFVRHLANDEPWPYGLMEGVKGVQLAELGLQSWKERRWLDVPAIV, encoded by the coding sequence ATGCAACGCATCGGCGTCATCATGCACGGCATTACTGGCCGCATGGGATATAACCAGCACCTCGTGCGCTCCGTTCTGGCCATTCGCGATCAAGGCGGCGTGACCCTCAAGACGGGCGAAAAGGTCATGCTCGACCCCATTCTGGTTGGCCGAAACGGCGCAAAAATCGAAGAAATCGCCCACAAACACAACGTCGCGCGCTGGACCACCGATATCGATGCTGCCCTGGCAAACCCCGATGACACGCTGTTTTTCGACGCCGGAACCACGCAGATGCGCGGTAGCCTTCTGACCAAGGCCATCAAGGCCGGGAAGAACGTCTATTGCGAAAAGCCGATTTCCGACAACATGGAAGAGGCCCTCGCGGTCGCGCGGCTTGCGGAAAGTTCAGGAGTCAAACACGGCGTGGTGCAGGACAAGCTGTTCCTGCCCGGTCTTCGCAAGCTGGCCATGCTGCGCGACAGCGGGTTTTTCGGCAACATTCTCTCGGTGCGTGGCGAGTTCGGCTATTGGGTATTCGAGGGTGACTGGCAGGCCGCGCAACGCCCGTCATGGAACTACCGCCACAAAGACGGCGGCGGCATCATTCTGGATATGCTTTGCCACTGGCGCTATGTTCTCGACAATCTGTTCGGTGAGGTCAAAGCGGTCAGCTGCCTCGGCACAACGCATATTCCCAAACGATTTGATGAACAGGGTCAGCCCTATGAAGCCGATGCCGATGACGCCGCCTACGCGACATTCGAGCTTGCAGACGGCGTCATTGCCCACATCAACTCATCCTGGGCGGTGCGTGTCCGCCGTGACGATCTGGTGACGTTTCAGGTGGATGGCACCCACGGGTCTGCCGTCGCCGGTCTGACGAAATGCTTCACCCAGCACCGCACCAACACGCCAAAGCCCGTGTGGAACCCCGACCAGCCGCAGACAATCGATTTCTACAAGACCTGGCAGGAAGTGCCCGACAACGTCGTCTACGACAACGGCTTCAAGGCGCAGTGGGAAATGTTCGTCCGGCACCTCGCCAACGACGAGCCGTGGCCCTATGGGCTGATGGAGGGCGTCAAGGGCGTGCAACTGGCAGAGCTTGGCCTGCAATCGTGGAAGGAGCGCCGCTGGCTCGACGTTCCCGCCATCGTCTGA
- a CDS encoding dihydrodipicolinate synthase family protein — protein MTELNLPGANRSMERYTLIGTPIPLEKRAASDFNRIAFAAAHVVADPFADNDPWLTPAIDWEGTLRFRHRLWDLGLGVAEAMDTAQRGMGLGWPQAQELIARALKEAATRNDALIACGVGTDHLTGTGYSLDQIVDAYQEQLDFVQGQGGRVILMASRALAASARSPDDYLETYARVLAQANEKVVIHWLGEMFDPALEGYWGALDHMAAMDTCLDMISGNADKIDGIKISLLSKEKEIAMRRRLPPGVRMYTGDDFNYAELIAGDEHGHSDALLGIFDAIAPAASKALNSLKQGRNTEFFDILEPTVALSRYIFKAPTRFYKTGVVFFAYLNGLQDHFTMVGGQESTRSTLHFAELFRLADKANVLADPDDATRRMKAFLSVRGVH, from the coding sequence ATGACCGAACTCAACTTGCCTGGCGCTAACCGCTCCATGGAACGCTACACATTGATTGGAACACCCATTCCATTGGAGAAGCGGGCAGCGAGCGATTTTAACCGCATAGCCTTTGCCGCCGCCCATGTGGTGGCCGATCCTTTTGCAGACAACGACCCGTGGCTGACACCGGCCATCGACTGGGAAGGCACCCTTCGCTTCCGACACCGCCTATGGGATTTGGGTCTGGGTGTCGCCGAGGCGATGGACACCGCACAGCGCGGCATGGGGCTGGGCTGGCCGCAAGCGCAGGAACTGATCGCGAGGGCCTTGAAAGAAGCCGCGACCCGCAATGATGCGCTGATCGCCTGCGGCGTCGGCACGGATCATCTGACCGGCACCGGCTATAGTCTCGATCAGATTGTCGATGCCTATCAGGAACAGTTGGATTTCGTGCAGGGCCAAGGTGGCCGGGTCATCCTGATGGCCAGTCGCGCTTTGGCGGCAAGCGCCAGGTCACCGGATGATTATCTGGAAACCTATGCCCGCGTGCTGGCGCAGGCCAATGAGAAGGTCGTCATCCACTGGCTAGGCGAGATGTTCGACCCAGCACTCGAGGGCTATTGGGGCGCGCTTGACCATATGGCGGCGATGGACACCTGCCTGGACATGATCTCAGGGAATGCCGACAAGATTGACGGCATCAAGATTTCTCTTTTGTCGAAAGAAAAGGAAATCGCGATGCGTCGCCGTCTTCCGCCAGGTGTGCGCATGTATACGGGTGACGACTTCAACTATGCGGAGCTGATTGCTGGTGACGAACACGGTCATTCCGATGCCCTGCTTGGCATCTTCGACGCAATCGCACCAGCCGCCTCCAAAGCGCTGAACAGCTTGAAACAGGGTCGCAATACCGAATTCTTCGATATTCTTGAGCCGACTGTCGCCCTTTCTCGCTATATCTTCAAAGCACCGACACGCTTTTACAAGACCGGCGTGGTCTTCTTTGCTTATCTCAACGGCTTGCAGGACCATTTTACGATGGTCGGCGGACAGGAAAGCACGCGCTCGACTCTGCATTTCGCAGAGTTGTTCCGGCTTGCCGATAAGGCAAATGTGCTTGCAGACCCGGATGACGCCACGCGGCGCATGAAAGCATTTCTCAGCGTCAGAGGCGTGCACTGA
- a CDS encoding mandelate racemase: protein MTGAPIVSVKDASIFERRLSMRMPFRFGAATVTEAAQIFVHLVIEDAQGRTADGYAAELMVPKWFDKNPALSNADNEDQLRRSVHMAVALARQAKPATAFGLHAALEPQHHAQAASDGLNGLIASFGLALVDRAILDALCRLHDLTITQAVNANLPAIDASTTRDLDGFDTAGFLRDLNPQQTIHLRHTVGYIDPLTPDEIKGPRRDDGLPECLSEEIQAYGIRHFKLKLSGKPQEDAHRLTQIAAVIAPLPDYRVTLDGNEQFADEDAVIDLMDRIDTDPSLTRLRQKLLFVEQPIIRTAALSKPVNRLAKRIALEIDESDGTQDAFLQAKEQAYLGVSSKSCKGFYRSVLNRMRVEKWNNNSNGGYFMSAEDLTTQAGMAVQQDLALAAILGLDHIERNGHHYVDGMHGASGPENAEWMSTHGDLYSNHQGRARLRIENGQLSLHTVLAAKGLGVEESAARATFQTLRQGEKT from the coding sequence ATGACAGGCGCGCCCATTGTGAGCGTGAAAGACGCGTCTATATTCGAGCGCCGCTTGTCCATGCGCATGCCGTTTCGCTTCGGTGCAGCGACGGTCACGGAAGCCGCGCAAATCTTCGTCCATCTGGTGATCGAGGATGCGCAAGGACGAACCGCCGATGGTTACGCCGCTGAATTGATGGTACCGAAATGGTTCGACAAGAACCCGGCTCTCAGCAATGCCGACAACGAGGATCAGTTGCGCCGCTCGGTCCATATGGCGGTTGCACTTGCCAGACAGGCCAAGCCTGCGACAGCCTTTGGCCTGCATGCCGCGCTGGAGCCGCAACACCATGCGCAGGCAGCCAGCGATGGCTTGAACGGGCTGATCGCCTCCTTCGGGCTGGCGCTGGTGGATCGCGCTATTCTGGATGCATTGTGCCGATTGCACGATCTGACCATCACCCAAGCCGTCAATGCCAATCTTCCCGCAATCGATGCCTCCACTACGCGCGATCTCGATGGCTTCGACACCGCAGGCTTCCTGCGTGATCTGAACCCGCAGCAGACCATTCATCTGCGCCATACGGTCGGTTATATCGATCCTTTGACCCCCGACGAGATAAAGGGGCCGCGCCGGGATGACGGCTTGCCGGAATGCCTGAGTGAGGAAATCCAAGCCTACGGCATCCGCCATTTCAAGCTGAAACTTTCCGGCAAGCCACAAGAGGATGCCCATCGGCTGACACAGATTGCGGCTGTCATTGCGCCCCTGCCGGATTACCGGGTGACGCTGGATGGCAACGAGCAATTTGCCGACGAGGATGCGGTCATCGATCTAATGGACCGTATCGACACCGATCCATCCCTCACACGCCTGCGGCAGAAGCTGCTTTTCGTGGAACAGCCGATCATCCGCACCGCGGCGCTGTCGAAACCCGTCAACAGACTGGCAAAGCGTATCGCGCTCGAAATTGATGAGTCCGATGGCACGCAGGATGCCTTCTTGCAGGCGAAAGAGCAGGCATATCTGGGCGTTTCATCCAAATCCTGCAAAGGCTTCTATCGATCCGTGCTGAATAGAATGCGCGTTGAAAAATGGAATAACAATTCCAACGGCGGTTACTTCATGTCTGCCGAAGATTTGACGACGCAGGCTGGTATGGCCGTGCAACAGGATCTCGCACTCGCCGCCATTCTCGGTCTCGATCACATCGAGCGCAACGGCCACCACTATGTGGATGGCATGCACGGCGCATCAGGACCTGAAAATGCCGAGTGGATGTCCACCCACGGCGATCTCTATAGCAACCATCAGGGTCGTGCCCGCCTGAGAATCGAGAATGGTCAACTGTCGCTGCACACCGTTCTCGCCGCCAAAGGTTTGGGCGTTGAGGAAAGCGCAGCGCGCGCCACGTTCCAGACACTTCGACAAGGGGAGAAGACATGA
- a CDS encoding sugar phosphate isomerase/epimerase family protein, with protein sequence MSLDGLSINFATIKQGGSFATLVDACLAHGIKTISPWRDQVHGIGLSEAARIVEENGIRLSGHCRGGFFPASDEQGRRNAIEDNKRAVDEAAAMRADCLALVVGGLPAGSKDMAGARQMVEDGMAELLPYARQMGVPLAIEPLHPFYAADRACFNTLKQSLDLCDRLGAGTGVAIDVYHVWWDPDLEEQVARAGRNGQILAHHICDWLVPTKDPLNDRGMMGDGVIDLKGFRRMIEKAGFSGPQEVEIFSNDWNGRPIDEVLSTVVERYKMLNA encoded by the coding sequence ATGAGCCTTGACGGTCTTTCGATCAATTTCGCCACCATCAAACAGGGTGGATCGTTTGCAACGCTGGTGGATGCCTGTCTTGCTCACGGCATCAAGACGATCTCTCCCTGGCGCGACCAGGTGCATGGTATTGGCCTCTCGGAAGCTGCGCGCATTGTCGAGGAGAACGGCATTCGCTTAAGCGGCCATTGCCGTGGCGGCTTCTTCCCGGCAAGCGATGAACAAGGGCGCCGCAATGCCATCGAAGACAACAAGCGCGCGGTGGATGAAGCAGCCGCCATGAGGGCCGATTGTCTGGCACTGGTTGTGGGTGGTTTGCCGGCTGGCTCGAAAGACATGGCCGGTGCGCGGCAGATGGTGGAGGACGGCATGGCCGAACTGTTGCCCTATGCGCGGCAAATGGGCGTGCCGCTGGCGATTGAACCTCTACACCCTTTTTACGCGGCAGATCGCGCCTGTTTCAACACGCTGAAACAATCGCTCGATCTGTGCGACAGGCTTGGTGCAGGCACAGGCGTTGCTATCGACGTCTACCACGTGTGGTGGGACCCGGACCTTGAAGAGCAGGTTGCAAGGGCTGGGCGAAACGGCCAAATTCTGGCGCATCACATTTGCGACTGGCTGGTGCCGACGAAAGACCCACTCAATGATCGCGGCATGATGGGCGACGGCGTCATCGACCTGAAAGGCTTCCGCCGGATGATCGAAAAGGCGGGATTCTCCGGGCCGCAGGAGGTGGAGATTTTCTCTAACGACTGGAATGGACGGCCCATAGACGAGGTGCTCTCAACGGTCGTGGAGCGCTATAAAATGCTCAATGCCTGA